The genomic window CAATCTTAAGAAGTAGGAAAAACATTGGAATGGTTGAAAGAAGGCTGTGCCTGACAAGGCTGAAGGCTGGACGAAGGCTGTACTTTCAATGAAGGACGAAGGCTGTACTTGCCTAAATGGGACTTAAATTGATTGTCAGTGCAATTACCTTGTGTTTCTCAATGAGATTTGAACAAACAATAATCAGCGATAATCTAAAACTGCTTGAAAAATATCGTTTTCTTTATCCACGACCGAAAGTACGTACTTACTGCTTCTGTTGGTAGGCAGATAGTTCGAAATTTATGCTTTGGTACTATTATACCTGTTGGTTTAATTTgccattaaaattgtaattttcaacaTTCATAATTTTGCCATGAAAAAGAGACTGTTATGTCGAAAAATGgtcgcaaataaataatttttacaaaaattgttttacatttaaaatggatttttatcTTGTATCGGCCTAATCCATACAGAAGTGAATAAGTTTTAAATACTTTGTAGGCAgtcatattattaatattatcactTTTACTAGTTCAaggttttagtataaaaattcacttaaatACAGATATTCAATCTGAAAACAGTTTCATTCAGTTTCAGTGAACTGAATTGTTTGACAACAAAatgaagtttttaataaaaatttgggtaagttttatttttaattaaaaagttataaataaaacaaacaaattttttaatgcagaTTTTGCCAATTTTAACGTTATTCATAATCCAAAAAAGTACTAGTACCAATTTCATTAAGGACAATGTTACTCTAACAATTGAACAAGGTACGTTGTTCGgagaaaaagtattaaattatttggatgatgaagtattttacaattttaatggaATTCCATATGCAAAGCCTCCACTTGGTGCACTTCGTTTCAAAGCACCTGAACCAGCCGAACCGTGGATTGGTGTTTATGATGCTACACAAGTGCGACCTATGTGCCCACAACTTTTTGCTCCGGCATTAGCAGATATTTTGGCGTTAGAGAATTTAAAACATAGTgaagattgtttatttttatctgtTCATACGAAAATGGTACGTACAATCcagaaattaaaatcaaaatttaaaaaaaaataattttattaaattacttgtAGTCAAGTAAGCCAAAACCAGTTATGGTATGGATACACGGAGGTGGATTGACAGTTGGAAgcatttttgaagaaaattatggGCCAGAATTATTAATGACTGAAGATATTGTTTTAGTCAAAATTGCATATCGTCTAAATCTctttggtaaaaatttaaatttatcaaattacaaaaaaatgggtGTTTTTACTTCTAGGCTAAGAAgattaattcgaaaaaaagcGTGCTGCTTAAAAAATAGCCCCAAAAAACAACTTGACTCCCCTTTGGCTAttctaaagtttttataaaatttgacgaAATTTTGTgaactttgaaaaaatgttctttaatcTGTTAGTATATTGCTCCATTTAAAGAGTTTTGGAGtggcaaattttaaaattattttttgaagtttgaattatttatctaaagaaTTGCCTTTTTATTACTAATCATGTTTACCGTATTAGGATTTTTGAGTATTGAtgatccaaaatataatattcctgGCAATGCTGGCTTTAAAGATCAAATTTTGGCATTAAAATGGGTTCAGAAGAACATTCATCATTTTGGTGGTGATCCGAATCAAGTAACAATTTTTGGTGAAAGTGCTGGCGGTGCAGcagtacaatatttaataatgtcaCCATTAGCCAAAGGATTGTTCCACCGTGCTATTTCTCAAAGTGGTGCAGCTGATAGTCCATGGCTGACATCTCCGCATAAATACCCCGCACTGGCTAAAGCTTTAAAATGTAGCTCAGAGAAATTAAATGATATTGTACACTGTATAAATGGTACTACTACTGATTACCTTTTAAATGCTTTAGAAGTAATAAATGATTCACAGGAATTTAATAAGGTAAAGTATTCTTACTTATGACTGTATGAAAggctacatatattttaaaaatatgtcgagaggacattaaatttaatcaatttgcaAGACTTCGAAATATTGATACTAGAAAccaaactttatttaataaatacttccATGGCTCTCATAAATGAAGTCATGCAGTTTTTAACCCGTCAACATTCGCGCAATGCCCATTTTGCT from Chrysoperla carnea chromosome 2, inChrCarn1.1, whole genome shotgun sequence includes these protein-coding regions:
- the LOC123291804 gene encoding carboxylesterase 1F-like isoform X1, with amino-acid sequence MKFLIKIWILPILTLFIIQKSTSTNFIKDNVTLTIEQGTLFGEKVLNYLDDEVFYNFNGIPYAKPPLGALRFKAPEPAEPWIGVYDATQVRPMCPQLFAPALADILALENLKHSEDCLFLSVHTKMSSKPKPVMVWIHGGGLTVGSIFEENYGPELLMTEDIVLVKIAYRLNLFGFLSIDDPKYNIPGNAGFKDQILALKWVQKNIHHFGGDPNQVTIFGESAGGAAVQYLIMSPLAKGLFHRAISQSGAADSPWLTSPHKYPALAKALKCSSEKLNDIVHCINGTTTDYLLNALEVINDSQEFNKKLKNGELMKFNCLTIEKEHPNSFIADKTENIIKSGKYNTVPTMIGFTSNEGEIVINWSSIKPDLTDYRKLIPKDIKIDLESEEAYQLGKKIKEFYYGDQKPSHDLLDNYIDYMTDVLILEKVYKFTKLHANTVTKVPTYFYQLDLFTKLNVRYPANPNKRMVVHFDDVRYLFYSKDRIPEPYFDSHSKEFIGIHRMLKLWTTFAKTGNPNPVDEPLIDVKWLPIEPNKFNYLKISDDLELKQNPAEERMKFWEEVYSHYLEDHKLCESSSEQCS